A window of the Streptomyces sp. Ag109_O5-10 genome harbors these coding sequences:
- a CDS encoding lactonase family protein: MGSGTEGTRGGWSRRRFVGALGGAAAVVAVPAPAAPPAQRPRRAARPAAAATTRTSAAPRPLYLGTYTSVDGGGTGIGLATYDPATGAITGTGALTGVADPSYLAVHPDGRTLYAVNERAAGSVTAVRLSDRRILGSRSTGGAGPCHVSVHPTGRWLLSANYTSGSVAVHPIDASGALGERTALVTHSSPAPGPGQQGPHAHQFVTSPDGGHVLAVDLGTDTVYSYRLDPARGTLTEVAQAHTGPGAGPRHLTFHPGGRYAYLANEVGDTVAVCGYEPATGRLTIGEPQSTGSAAGTTNYPAEFLVTADGAYAFLANRGDNTLARYRVEAAGARLRLLDTVPVHGDFPRQIAFSPDGRLLFAANQRSGTVSDFTVDRDSGELRLAGEPFASPVAVCALPL, from the coding sequence ATGGGCAGTGGTACGGAAGGGACGCGCGGCGGCTGGAGCAGGCGCCGGTTCGTCGGCGCGCTGGGGGGCGCGGCCGCGGTGGTCGCGGTCCCGGCGCCGGCGGCCCCGCCCGCGCAGCGGCCACGCCGGGCGGCGCGCCCAGCGGCCGCCGCCACCACGCGGACGTCCGCGGCGCCCCGCCCGCTCTACCTCGGCACCTACACCTCCGTGGACGGTGGCGGCACCGGCATCGGCCTCGCCACCTACGATCCGGCGACCGGCGCGATCACCGGCACCGGCGCGCTCACGGGGGTCGCCGACCCGTCGTACCTGGCGGTACACCCGGACGGCCGGACGCTGTACGCGGTGAACGAGCGCGCGGCCGGGAGCGTGACCGCCGTACGCCTGTCGGACCGGAGGATCCTGGGCAGCCGGAGCACGGGCGGGGCGGGCCCGTGCCACGTCTCGGTGCATCCGACCGGCCGCTGGCTGCTGAGCGCCAACTACACCTCCGGCAGTGTGGCCGTGCACCCGATCGACGCCTCGGGCGCCCTCGGCGAGCGCACAGCCCTGGTCACGCACTCGAGCCCGGCGCCCGGACCCGGTCAGCAGGGGCCGCACGCCCACCAGTTCGTCACCAGTCCGGACGGCGGGCACGTCCTCGCCGTGGACCTCGGCACCGACACCGTCTACAGCTACCGCCTCGATCCCGCGCGGGGCACGCTCACCGAGGTCGCCCAGGCGCACACCGGGCCGGGGGCGGGGCCGCGTCATCTGACCTTCCATCCGGGCGGGCGGTACGCGTACCTGGCGAACGAGGTGGGCGACACGGTCGCGGTCTGCGGCTACGAACCGGCCACCGGCCGGCTGACGATCGGCGAGCCGCAGTCCACCGGGAGCGCCGCCGGCACCACCAACTACCCGGCCGAGTTCCTGGTCACCGCGGACGGCGCGTACGCCTTTCTGGCCAACCGGGGCGACAACACGCTCGCGAGGTACCGGGTCGAGGCCGCCGGGGCCCGGCTGCGGCTGCTGGACACGGTGCCGGTGCACGGGGACTTCCCGCGCCAGATCGCCTTCTCCCCCGACGGCCGGCTGCTGTTCGCGGCCAACCAGCGGTCGGGCACCGTG
- a CDS encoding FUSC family protein: MQNVRKWTEGLSRLLRRHRDPVVVQTLRSATAATIAYVVALHLSPEPAPLTAPLTALLVVQVTLYATLTNGFRRVNSVVAGVLVAIAFSQLVGLTWWSLALLIVASLAVGHLVRVDEYIPEVAISAMLVLGVTTISSTAWARIVETLIGAVVGMGCNLLLPPPVWVDEAGESIEGLARRLRQLMLRMGEEAAEIMPWQQAAARLHEARRLDHAIVEVDAALRQAEDSLRLNPRVREGLLHRVVLRTGLDTLEICTVVLRVLARTFTDLAKAREPEPLFRSDAGAAVEQLLSQIADAVVSFAVLVTTSISENAESAEARLAAELHAAAGTRDKLADLLHEEVRDDDRNWQLLGAVLTEVNRLLDELDTEHRTRRLLEELDRVSGEQRAKRPRLTRLRERVGVPERLRRNQGGRPGRSPSRTGKGVRR; the protein is encoded by the coding sequence ATGCAAAACGTACGGAAGTGGACGGAGGGGCTGTCGCGACTCCTGCGGCGGCACCGGGACCCGGTGGTCGTGCAGACCCTGCGGTCGGCCACCGCGGCCACGATCGCCTACGTCGTCGCCCTCCACCTGAGCCCGGAGCCGGCTCCGCTCACCGCCCCGCTGACCGCGCTGCTGGTCGTCCAGGTGACCCTGTACGCCACCCTGACCAACGGCTTCCGCCGGGTCAACTCGGTGGTGGCCGGGGTGCTGGTCGCCATCGCCTTCAGCCAGCTGGTGGGGCTGACCTGGTGGAGCCTGGCCCTGCTGATCGTGGCCTCACTGGCGGTGGGGCACCTGGTGCGGGTCGACGAGTACATCCCGGAGGTGGCGATCAGCGCCATGCTGGTGCTGGGGGTCACCACCATCAGCAGTACCGCGTGGGCGCGGATCGTGGAGACCCTGATCGGCGCGGTCGTCGGCATGGGCTGCAACCTGCTGCTCCCGCCGCCGGTGTGGGTGGACGAGGCCGGGGAGTCGATCGAGGGACTGGCGCGCCGGCTGCGGCAGCTGATGCTGCGGATGGGCGAGGAGGCGGCGGAGATCATGCCCTGGCAGCAGGCCGCCGCCCGGCTGCACGAGGCCCGCCGGCTGGACCACGCCATCGTCGAGGTGGACGCGGCGCTGCGGCAGGCGGAGGACAGCCTGCGGCTCAACCCTCGGGTCCGGGAGGGCCTGCTGCACCGGGTGGTGCTGCGCACCGGCCTGGACACGCTGGAGATCTGCACGGTCGTGCTGCGTGTGCTGGCCCGCACCTTCACCGACCTGGCGAAGGCCCGCGAGCCCGAACCGCTGTTCAGGTCGGACGCGGGTGCGGCCGTGGAACAGCTGCTGTCCCAGATCGCCGACGCCGTGGTCAGCTTCGCGGTGCTGGTGACCACCAGCATCAGCGAGAACGCCGAGTCGGCCGAGGCCCGGCTCGCCGCCGAACTGCACGCCGCGGCCGGCACCCGTGACAAGCTCGCCGACCTGCTGCATGAAGAGGTCCGCGACGACGACCGGAACTGGCAGCTGCTCGGCGCCGTGCTGACCGAGGTCAACCGGCTCCTCGACGAGCTGGACACCGAGCACCGCACCCGCCGCCTGCTGGAGGAGCTGGACCGGGTTTCCGGGGAACAGCGCGCCAAGCGGCCGCGCCTGACCCGGCTCCGGGAGCGGGTGGGCGTACCGGAGCGGCTCCGACGGAACCAGGGCGGTCGCCCGGGGCGTTCTCCGTCACGGACGGGAAAGGGGGTACGCCGATGA
- the fdh gene encoding formate dehydrogenase, with protein MTLADRLRSWPVYRQLTGPDRTGRGAAAKSPHTENLRPRTETAERVVQSVCPYCAVGCGQQIYVRDEKVVQIEGDPASPVSRGRLCPKGSATLQLTTGPAREHRVLYRRPHGTDWESLDLDTAMDMVADRVIRTRRETWEWEYEGMRTARTMGIASLGGATLDNEENYLIKKLLTGLGVVQVENQARVCHSSTVAGLGTSFGRGGATTFMQDLQHADCIVIEGSNFAECHPVGFQWVMEAKLRGATIIDVDPRFNRTSALADLYVPIRAGTDIAFLGGIINHVLTEGKDFREYVLKYTNAATLVSEDFRDTEDLDGVFSGLDEEKAHYDPRSWQYEGVEVQQPTGEADEQYEDRTRKSAGAEAHGSGGARTGHRAPSDETLQHPRCVYQVLKRHYARYTPEMVENVCGIPRETFRQVCDALTANSGPDRTSAFCYAVGWTQHSTGSQFIRAACVLQLLLGNIGRTGGGIQALRGHASIQGSSDIPTLFNLLPGYIPMPHAHDDMNLDHFIEASRTVKGFWSNMRAYAVSLLKAYYGDAATPENDFCFDHLPRLTGSHSTYDTVMAQLDGLCKGYFLMGENPAVGSANTRLQRLGMANLEWLVVRDFSLIESATWWKDGPEIETGELRTEDIGTEVFFFPAAAHTEKSGSFTNTNRWVQWHHTAVEPEGDARSDLWFMYHLGRRIREKLAGSTDPMDRPILDLAWDYPVSGELDEPVADAVLAEINGHGPDGAPLSAYTELKDDGSTRCGCWIYCGVYADGVNQAARRKPEWEQDWVAAEWAWAWPANRRILYNRASAAPDGTPWSERKKYVWWDPEEGKWTGRDVPDFIPDRPPGYEPGEDAEGVAALRGDDPFIMQADGKGWLYTPAGLEDGPLPTHYEPQDSPFPNALHPSTPRSPVRQLLPREGNRYHPSGDEEGAEVFPYVVTTHRLTEHFTAGGMSRWSEYLSELQPEFFCEVSPALARERGLENGGWATIVTARNAVEARVLVTDRIRPLRVQGRTVHQIGLPFHWGPNGVARGDAANELVSIALDPNAHIQEDKALSADIMAGRRPRGPDLPKLVAEYRRRAGITAATGTEVRK; from the coding sequence ATGACCCTCGCCGACCGACTCCGCTCGTGGCCCGTCTACCGCCAGCTCACCGGCCCCGACCGCACCGGCCGGGGCGCCGCCGCCAAGTCGCCGCACACCGAGAACCTGCGCCCCCGCACCGAGACCGCCGAACGCGTCGTGCAGTCGGTGTGCCCGTACTGTGCGGTCGGCTGCGGCCAGCAGATCTACGTCCGGGACGAGAAGGTCGTGCAGATCGAGGGCGACCCGGCCTCCCCGGTCAGCCGCGGCCGTCTGTGCCCCAAGGGCTCGGCCACCCTCCAGCTCACCACCGGACCCGCCCGTGAACACCGGGTCCTGTACCGACGGCCGCACGGCACCGACTGGGAGTCCCTCGACCTGGACACGGCCATGGACATGGTCGCCGACCGCGTGATCCGCACCCGGCGCGAGACCTGGGAGTGGGAGTACGAGGGCATGCGCACCGCCCGCACCATGGGCATCGCCAGTCTCGGCGGCGCGACCCTCGACAACGAGGAGAACTACCTGATCAAGAAGCTGCTGACCGGCCTCGGCGTGGTCCAGGTGGAGAACCAGGCCCGGGTCTGCCACAGCTCCACCGTCGCCGGGCTCGGCACCTCCTTCGGCCGCGGCGGCGCCACCACCTTCATGCAAGACCTCCAGCACGCTGACTGCATCGTCATCGAAGGCTCCAACTTCGCCGAGTGCCACCCGGTCGGCTTCCAGTGGGTGATGGAGGCCAAGCTGCGCGGGGCCACGATCATCGACGTCGACCCCCGCTTCAACCGCACCAGCGCACTCGCCGACCTGTACGTCCCGATCCGGGCCGGCACCGACATCGCCTTCCTCGGCGGGATCATCAACCACGTCCTGACCGAGGGGAAGGACTTCCGCGAGTACGTCCTGAAGTACACCAACGCGGCCACCCTGGTCAGCGAGGACTTCCGGGACACCGAGGACCTCGACGGCGTCTTCTCCGGACTCGACGAGGAGAAGGCCCACTACGACCCGCGCAGCTGGCAGTACGAGGGCGTCGAGGTGCAGCAGCCGACCGGCGAGGCCGACGAGCAGTACGAGGACCGCACCCGAAAGTCCGCGGGCGCCGAGGCACACGGCTCAGGCGGCGCCCGCACCGGCCACCGGGCCCCCAGCGACGAGACGCTCCAGCACCCGCGCTGCGTCTACCAGGTGCTCAAGCGCCACTACGCCCGGTACACCCCCGAGATGGTGGAGAACGTCTGCGGGATCCCGCGCGAGACCTTCCGGCAGGTCTGCGACGCCCTGACCGCGAACTCGGGCCCCGACCGCACCAGCGCCTTCTGCTACGCCGTCGGCTGGACCCAGCACTCCACCGGCAGCCAGTTCATCCGCGCCGCCTGCGTCCTCCAGCTGCTGCTCGGCAACATCGGCCGCACCGGCGGCGGCATCCAGGCGCTGCGCGGCCACGCCTCCATCCAGGGCTCCAGCGACATCCCCACCCTGTTCAACCTGCTGCCCGGCTACATCCCGATGCCGCACGCCCACGACGACATGAACCTGGACCACTTCATCGAGGCGAGCCGCACGGTGAAGGGCTTCTGGTCGAACATGCGGGCCTACGCCGTGAGTCTCCTCAAGGCGTACTACGGCGACGCGGCCACCCCCGAGAACGACTTCTGCTTCGACCACCTCCCGCGGCTGACCGGCTCGCACTCCACCTACGACACGGTCATGGCCCAGCTCGACGGCCTGTGCAAGGGCTACTTCCTCATGGGCGAGAACCCGGCCGTCGGCTCCGCCAACACCCGCCTCCAGCGGCTCGGCATGGCCAACCTGGAGTGGCTGGTGGTCCGGGACTTCTCCCTCATCGAGTCGGCGACCTGGTGGAAGGACGGCCCGGAGATCGAGACCGGCGAGCTGCGCACCGAGGACATCGGCACCGAGGTGTTCTTCTTCCCGGCCGCCGCCCACACCGAGAAGTCCGGCTCCTTCACCAACACCAACCGGTGGGTGCAGTGGCACCACACGGCGGTCGAACCCGAGGGCGACGCCCGCAGCGACCTCTGGTTCATGTACCACCTGGGCCGCCGCATCCGGGAGAAGCTGGCCGGCTCCACCGACCCCATGGACCGGCCGATCCTCGACCTGGCCTGGGACTACCCGGTCAGCGGCGAGCTGGACGAGCCGGTCGCCGACGCCGTGCTCGCCGAGATCAACGGCCACGGACCGGACGGCGCGCCGCTGAGCGCCTACACCGAGCTGAAGGACGACGGCTCCACCCGCTGCGGCTGCTGGATCTACTGCGGTGTCTACGCGGACGGCGTCAACCAGGCCGCCCGCAGGAAGCCCGAGTGGGAGCAGGACTGGGTGGCCGCCGAATGGGCCTGGGCCTGGCCGGCCAACCGCCGCATCCTCTACAACCGCGCCTCCGCCGCCCCCGACGGCACCCCGTGGAGCGAACGCAAGAAGTACGTCTGGTGGGACCCGGAGGAGGGGAAGTGGACCGGCCGGGACGTCCCGGACTTCATCCCTGACCGGCCGCCCGGCTACGAGCCCGGTGAGGACGCCGAGGGCGTGGCCGCACTGCGCGGCGACGACCCGTTCATCATGCAGGCCGACGGCAAGGGGTGGCTCTACACCCCGGCCGGTCTGGAGGACGGCCCACTGCCCACGCACTACGAACCCCAGGACTCCCCGTTCCCCAACGCCCTCCACCCGTCCACCCCGCGCAGCCCGGTGCGTCAGCTGCTGCCCCGCGAGGGCAACCGCTACCACCCGAGCGGGGACGAGGAGGGCGCCGAGGTCTTCCCGTACGTCGTGACCACGCACCGGCTCACCGAGCACTTCACGGCGGGCGGCATGAGCCGCTGGTCGGAGTACCTCTCCGAGCTGCAGCCTGAGTTCTTCTGCGAGGTCTCGCCCGCCCTGGCCCGCGAACGCGGCCTGGAGAACGGCGGGTGGGCCACGATCGTCACCGCCCGCAACGCCGTCGAGGCACGGGTCCTGGTCACGGACCGCATCCGGCCACTACGGGTGCAGGGCCGCACCGTCCACCAGATCGGCCTGCCCTTCCACTGGGGGCCGAACGGCGTCGCGCGGGGCGACGCGGCCAACGAGCTGGTGTCCATCGCCCTCGATCCCAACGCCCACATCCAGGAGGACAAGGCGCTCTCCGCCGACATCATGGCCGGCCGCCGCCCTCGCGGCCCCGACCTTCCGAAGCTGGTCGCCGAGTACCGCAGGCGGGCCGGCATCACCGCGGCCACCGGAACGGAGGTGCGCAAGTGA
- a CDS encoding 4Fe-4S dicluster domain-containing protein yields MTEDRVGFFTDTSVCIGCKACEVACKEWNAIPEDGLSLTGMSYDNTGALGASTWRHVAFIEQPRPDGRTELPLVDGAPDHGDGGGDDGGGGDLRWLMSSDVCKHCTHAACLDVCPTGALFRTEFGTVVVQEDICNGCGYCVPACPYGVIEQRPSDGRVFKCTLCYDRLGAGQEPACAKACPTESIQFGPLDELRERAALRVDQLHEQGVTDARLYGHDPDDGVGGDGAFFLLLDEPEVYGLPPAPVVTTRDLPAMWKHAGVAALSLLGGAAACFAAAAAAGRAAGRGVR; encoded by the coding sequence GTGACCGAGGACCGCGTCGGGTTCTTCACCGACACCTCCGTCTGCATCGGCTGCAAGGCCTGCGAGGTCGCCTGCAAGGAGTGGAACGCCATCCCCGAGGACGGCCTCTCCCTGACCGGCATGTCGTACGACAACACCGGGGCGCTCGGCGCCTCCACCTGGCGGCACGTGGCCTTCATCGAACAACCCCGCCCGGACGGCCGTACCGAACTTCCGCTGGTGGACGGCGCACCGGACCACGGTGACGGTGGCGGTGACGACGGCGGCGGAGGCGACCTGCGCTGGCTGATGTCCTCCGACGTGTGCAAGCACTGCACCCACGCCGCCTGCCTCGACGTCTGCCCCACCGGTGCGCTGTTCCGCACCGAGTTCGGCACGGTCGTCGTCCAGGAGGACATCTGCAACGGCTGCGGCTACTGCGTGCCCGCCTGCCCCTACGGCGTCATCGAGCAACGCCCCTCCGACGGGCGGGTGTTCAAGTGCACCCTGTGCTACGACCGGCTCGGCGCGGGACAGGAACCGGCCTGCGCCAAGGCCTGCCCGACCGAGTCCATCCAGTTCGGCCCCCTCGACGAACTCCGCGAACGGGCCGCCCTGCGCGTGGACCAACTGCACGAACAGGGCGTCACCGACGCCCGGCTGTACGGCCACGACCCGGACGACGGGGTCGGCGGCGACGGCGCGTTCTTCCTGCTGCTGGACGAACCCGAGGTGTACGGACTGCCCCCGGCCCCCGTGGTCACCACCCGTGACCTGCCCGCCATGTGGAAGCACGCGGGTGTCGCCGCCCTGTCCCTGCTGGGCGGTGCGGCCGCCTGCTTCGCGGCCGCGGCCGCGGCCGGCAGGGCGGCAGGAAGGGGTGTGCGATGA
- a CDS encoding HAD family hydrolase gives MQRAAVFDVDGTLVDTNHLHVTTWWEAFRQAGHQVTMNAVHHSVGLGSGDLIAHLLGDDRDKSQDDGLSAAHTALYGQFFDRLAPLPGAGELLRRLHRDGWRVVLATSASGPELAALRRAIDADDAIDATASADDVTHGKPAPEPVEHALELAGVPADRAVFVGDTVWDMRAGTKAGVRCVGVLCGGIPRSDLVAAGAEEIYADPADLLGSLADSPLAPE, from the coding sequence ATGCAGCGGGCTGCCGTGTTCGACGTCGACGGGACCCTCGTCGACACCAACCACCTGCACGTCACGACCTGGTGGGAGGCCTTCAGACAGGCCGGCCACCAGGTCACCATGAACGCCGTGCACCACTCCGTCGGGCTCGGCTCGGGCGACCTGATCGCCCATCTCCTGGGCGACGATCGCGACAAGAGCCAGGACGACGGTCTCAGCGCCGCGCACACCGCGCTGTACGGCCAGTTCTTCGACCGGCTCGCCCCGCTGCCGGGCGCCGGCGAGCTGCTGCGGCGCCTGCACCGGGACGGCTGGCGGGTGGTGCTGGCCACCTCGGCGAGCGGCCCCGAGCTGGCCGCGCTGCGCCGCGCGATCGACGCCGACGACGCGATCGACGCCACCGCGAGCGCCGACGACGTGACCCACGGCAAACCGGCGCCGGAGCCGGTGGAGCACGCCCTGGAGCTGGCCGGGGTGCCGGCGGACCGGGCCGTGTTCGTCGGGGACACGGTGTGGGACATGCGGGCGGGCACCAAGGCCGGGGTGCGCTGTGTGGGGGTGCTGTGCGGCGGGATCCCCCGCTCGGACCTGGTGGCCGCCGGGGCGGAGGAGATCTACGCCGACCCCGCCGACCTGCTCGGTTCGCTGGCGGACAGCCCGCTGGCCCCGGAGTGA
- a CDS encoding SDR family NAD(P)-dependent oxidoreductase, which yields MSATTPQHKIGSGFGADSTADEVLAGVDLGGRLAIVTGGYSGIGLETTRALTKAGARVIVPARRAETARQALTGLDGVEVDELDLGDLESVRGFAERFLASGRTVDFMIDSAGIMACPETRVGPGWEAQFATNHLGHFALVNRLWPAVEPGGARVVSVSSRAHHFSGMRWDDVQWRRGYDKWEAYGQAKTANVLFAVHLDRLGRDSGVRAFALHPGGIMTPLQRHIPLAEKVERGWTDERGNLLEVAGMKTPEQGAATQTWAATSAQLADLGGVYLEDCDVAEPAAEGEPTGVKAWAVDPEQAARLWDLSAELTGVNAFA from the coding sequence ATGAGCGCTACGACACCTCAGCACAAGATCGGTTCCGGCTTCGGCGCGGACAGCACGGCCGACGAGGTCCTGGCCGGGGTCGACCTCGGCGGCCGGCTCGCGATCGTCACCGGCGGCTACTCCGGGATCGGGCTGGAGACCACCCGGGCCCTCACCAAGGCCGGTGCCCGCGTCATCGTCCCCGCACGGCGCGCCGAGACCGCACGCCAGGCGCTGACCGGGCTCGACGGGGTCGAGGTGGACGAACTCGACCTCGGTGACCTGGAGAGCGTGCGCGGCTTCGCGGAGCGGTTCCTGGCCTCCGGGCGGACCGTCGACTTCATGATCGACAGCGCCGGGATCATGGCCTGCCCCGAGACCCGGGTCGGACCCGGCTGGGAAGCCCAGTTCGCCACCAACCACCTCGGGCACTTCGCCCTCGTGAACCGGCTCTGGCCCGCCGTCGAGCCCGGCGGCGCCCGGGTCGTGTCGGTCTCCTCGCGCGCCCACCACTTCTCCGGGATGCGCTGGGACGACGTCCAGTGGCGCCGCGGCTACGACAAGTGGGAGGCGTACGGCCAGGCCAAGACCGCCAACGTGCTGTTCGCCGTGCACCTCGACCGGCTGGGCCGGGACTCGGGCGTACGCGCCTTCGCCCTGCACCCCGGCGGCATCATGACCCCGCTCCAGCGGCACATCCCCCTCGCGGAGAAGGTCGAGCGCGGCTGGACGGACGAGCGGGGGAACCTGCTGGAGGTCGCGGGCATGAAGACACCCGAGCAGGGTGCGGCCACCCAGACCTGGGCGGCCACCTCGGCGCAGCTGGCGGACCTGGGCGGGGTGTACCTGGAGGACTGCGACGTCGCCGAACCCGCCGCCGAGGGCGAGCCGACCGGCGTCAAGGCCTGGGCCGTCGACCCGGAGCAGGCCGCCCGGCTGTGGGACCTGTCGGCGGAGCTGACCGGCGTGAACGCGTTCGCCTGA
- a CDS encoding ROK family transcriptional regulator gives MAGRNGRTVRDLRRANRTAVLQRLYFDGPLSRFELGPATGLSSGSVSNVVADLVADGLVEEAGSVDSDGGRPRTLLRVAPHSGHMIGVDVGETRVRVELFDLNLTELARVERPLEQLGYDVEVIVGHIRDGIDEVLATDGASPELLLGVGVGVPGIIEHTEDRGAVVHGQTIGWDAVPLEELLRSGCRLPDSVRYFIDNGAKTLGQAEMWFGAGRGADNAVVVLFGSGVGACLVTADVENGRAVEWGHLTVRVRGRRCRCGALGCLEAYAGAESLLARWREEGGRPDEGIDEESALTAMLAAAYPSEGTAADPVALAVLEETAEYLGAGLSDLINLFQPERILIGGWAGLQLGARFLPAVRRYATTYALRHPAEQVTIDLGRLGPDAVTVGAAILPLADFFSRGGRRAEPVTEDRFPAWRAALEERSPR, from the coding sequence ATGGCGGGGCGGAACGGGCGCACGGTACGCGACCTCAGAAGGGCCAACCGCACGGCCGTGCTGCAGCGGCTCTACTTCGACGGACCGCTCAGCCGTTTCGAGCTGGGCCCGGCCACCGGCCTGAGCTCCGGCTCGGTGAGCAACGTGGTCGCCGACCTGGTCGCCGACGGCCTGGTCGAGGAGGCCGGCAGCGTCGACTCCGACGGCGGCCGCCCCCGCACCCTGCTGCGCGTCGCCCCGCACAGCGGTCACATGATCGGCGTGGACGTCGGCGAGACCCGGGTCCGCGTCGAGCTGTTCGACCTCAACCTCACCGAACTGGCCCGCGTCGAGCGCCCCCTGGAGCAACTGGGCTACGACGTCGAGGTGATCGTCGGCCACATCCGGGACGGCATCGACGAGGTCCTCGCCACCGACGGCGCCTCGCCCGAACTGCTCCTCGGCGTCGGCGTCGGCGTCCCCGGCATCATCGAGCACACCGAGGACCGGGGCGCCGTCGTGCACGGCCAGACCATCGGCTGGGACGCCGTCCCGCTGGAGGAACTGCTCCGCTCCGGCTGCCGCCTCCCGGACTCCGTGCGGTACTTCATCGACAACGGTGCGAAGACCCTGGGCCAGGCCGAGATGTGGTTCGGCGCCGGGCGCGGCGCGGACAACGCGGTCGTGGTGCTCTTCGGCTCCGGTGTCGGCGCCTGCCTGGTCACCGCCGACGTGGAGAACGGCCGGGCGGTCGAATGGGGACACCTGACCGTACGGGTGCGGGGCCGCCGCTGCCGCTGCGGCGCGCTCGGCTGTCTGGAGGCGTACGCCGGCGCCGAGTCGTTGCTCGCCCGCTGGCGCGAGGAGGGCGGCCGGCCCGACGAGGGCATCGACGAGGAGAGCGCGCTCACCGCGATGCTCGCCGCGGCCTACCCCTCCGAGGGCACCGCGGCCGACCCCGTCGCGCTCGCCGTCCTCGAGGAGACCGCCGAGTACCTGGGCGCCGGCCTCTCCGACCTGATCAACCTCTTCCAGCCCGAGCGGATCCTGATCGGCGGCTGGGCAGGCCTCCAGCTCGGCGCCCGCTTCCTGCCCGCCGTACGCCGGTACGCGACCACGTACGCGCTGCGCCATCCCGCCGAGCAGGTCACCATCGATCTCGGCCGGCTGGGCCCGGACGCGGTCACCGTCGGCGCCGCGATCCTGCCTCTCGCCGACTTCTTCAGCCGCGGCGGCCGCCGCGCCGAACCGGTGACCGAGGACCGCTTCCCCGCCTGGCGCGCGGCCCTGGAGGAACGCAGCCCGCGCTGA
- the nrfD gene encoding NrfD/PsrC family molybdoenzyme membrane anchor subunit, whose product MSEPERGGRRRRGRGGRGEQPVVPRAEFGSYYGRPVIKPPSWAAPDIAGYFFLGGLAGAGSVLAAGAHLTGRTATARALKVSSFAAVSLSAAALIHDLGRPGRFANMLRVFKPTSPMSMGSWLLGAYGPAAGAAAASAVSGRLPRLGGAATGAAALLGPVVATYTAVLAADTAVPAWHGAHRELPYLFAASATAAAAGMALVTGPVRDNAPARCAAGLAALADAAAERAAARRLGLVAETWQDGRAGTLLRAARFLTAGGALGAVLLGGRRLPAAASGLALLAGSACTRFGVFAAGVASAADPKYTVVPQRERADAA is encoded by the coding sequence ATGAGCGAGCCGGAGCGTGGCGGGCGCAGGCGGCGCGGCCGGGGCGGCCGGGGGGAGCAACCGGTCGTGCCACGGGCCGAGTTCGGCTCCTACTACGGCCGCCCCGTCATCAAGCCGCCGTCCTGGGCCGCCCCCGACATCGCCGGGTACTTCTTCCTCGGCGGCCTGGCCGGCGCCGGGTCGGTCCTCGCGGCCGGCGCGCACCTGACCGGCCGTACGGCGACCGCCAGGGCGCTGAAGGTGTCCTCGTTCGCCGCCGTGTCGCTGTCGGCCGCCGCACTCATCCACGACCTGGGCAGGCCCGGCCGGTTCGCGAACATGCTGCGGGTGTTCAAGCCCACCTCGCCGATGAGCATGGGTTCCTGGCTGCTCGGGGCCTACGGACCCGCGGCGGGTGCGGCCGCCGCCAGCGCCGTCAGCGGCCGGCTGCCGCGGCTCGGGGGCGCGGCGACCGGCGCGGCGGCGCTGCTGGGACCGGTGGTCGCCACGTACACCGCGGTGCTGGCCGCCGACACCGCCGTACCGGCCTGGCACGGGGCCCACCGTGAACTGCCGTACCTGTTCGCCGCGTCCGCCACGGCCGCGGCGGCCGGTATGGCGCTGGTGACCGGGCCCGTCCGGGACAACGCGCCCGCGCGCTGTGCGGCCGGGCTGGCGGCCCTGGCCGACGCGGCGGCGGAGCGCGCCGCCGCCCGGCGGCTCGGGCTGGTCGCCGAGACCTGGCAGGACGGGCGCGCCGGGACGCTGCTGCGGGCCGCGCGGTTCCTCACCGCGGGCGGCGCGCTCGGAGCCGTCCTGCTCGGCGGCCGGCGGCTGCCCGCGGCCGCCTCCGGGCTCGCGCTGCTGGCCGGTTCGGCCTGCACGCGGTTCGGCGTGTTCGCGGCGGGCGTGGCGTCGGCGGCGGACCCGAAGTACACGGTGGTCCCGCAGCGGGAGCGCGCCGACGCCGCCTGA